One window of Roseisolibacter agri genomic DNA carries:
- a CDS encoding c-type cytochrome — translation MSRPTSGSPSRLRTVLRWTGRIALALVALLVVAAGSVYALSETRLRRHRDIAAHPFTVRADSATIAMGERLALTRGCKDCHGENLAGNVLIDDPAIGRFAGPNLTMGGRGKHLTDADWERAVRHGLRRDGSQLLVMPSNEFTGFSDEDLAAIVAYARSLPASPKVAPASYVGPVARVLFVTGQIDALPAQKIDHAAPHPARVVPDPTAAYGKYLAAGCQGCHNPSFTGGKIPGTPPEWKPAANITPEGIGHWSESDFVTALRTARRPDGSAIDPQMPVKMTKHMTDTELKALYAYLRTVPRRPYGVR, via the coding sequence ATGTCCCGCCCCACGTCCGGTTCTCCGTCCCGCCTGCGCACCGTCCTTCGCTGGACGGGCCGCATCGCGCTCGCGCTGGTCGCGCTGCTCGTCGTCGCCGCCGGCTCGGTCTACGCGCTCTCCGAGACCCGCCTGCGCCGGCACCGCGACATCGCGGCGCACCCGTTCACGGTGCGCGCGGACTCCGCGACCATCGCGATGGGCGAGCGCCTCGCGCTGACGCGCGGCTGCAAGGACTGCCACGGCGAGAACCTCGCGGGCAACGTCCTGATCGACGACCCGGCGATCGGCCGCTTCGCGGGCCCCAACCTGACGATGGGCGGACGCGGGAAGCACCTCACCGACGCCGACTGGGAGCGCGCGGTGCGCCACGGCCTGCGCCGCGACGGCTCGCAGCTGCTCGTGATGCCGTCGAACGAGTTCACGGGCTTCTCGGACGAGGACCTGGCCGCGATCGTCGCCTACGCGCGCAGCCTCCCTGCAAGCCCGAAGGTCGCGCCGGCATCGTACGTCGGGCCGGTCGCACGCGTGCTGTTCGTCACCGGCCAGATCGACGCGCTGCCCGCGCAGAAGATCGACCACGCGGCGCCGCACCCGGCGCGCGTCGTGCCCGATCCGACGGCCGCCTACGGGAAGTACCTGGCCGCCGGCTGCCAGGGCTGCCACAACCCGAGCTTCACCGGCGGCAAGATCCCGGGCACGCCGCCCGAGTGGAAGCCGGCGGCGAACATCACGCCGGAAGGCATCGGCCACTGGAGCGAGTCGGACTTCGTCACCGCGCTGCGCACCGCGCGCCGCCCGGACGGCAGCGCGATCGATCCGCAGATGCCGGTGAAGATGACGAAGCACATGACCGATACGGAGCTGAAGGCGCTGTACGCGTACCTGCGGACGGTGCCGCGCAGACCGTACGGCGTCCGATAA
- a CDS encoding PEP-CTERM sorting domain-containing protein, with protein sequence MRSRGLARVLAIATGVMAISTTTVEAQDFNFSTRGYFSSAFGTCNQGAGGAALSVTCTGGGFTLNYTGVNTFPGNYLSGSNVSLGTFTISGTGDVTVPGSTVNFTLLVDNTVPSSGTGNFSGFITGQIRVGQAGLSNFSSLIWSPNPTTVADGVTYSLILDAVTGGVNIPVNGNVDIRARGVVSTIPEPSTYALLGSGLLGLAGLARRRRTTV encoded by the coding sequence ATGAGATCGAGAGGCCTGGCCCGTGTTCTGGCGATCGCCACCGGCGTGATGGCGATCAGTACCACGACCGTCGAAGCGCAGGATTTCAACTTCTCGACGCGAGGGTACTTCAGTAGTGCCTTCGGGACCTGTAACCAGGGCGCGGGGGGCGCGGCCCTGTCCGTCACGTGCACCGGTGGTGGGTTCACGCTCAACTACACCGGCGTCAACACCTTCCCGGGCAACTATCTCTCGGGTTCGAACGTGAGCCTCGGCACCTTCACGATCTCCGGGACTGGCGATGTCACCGTGCCCGGAAGCACCGTGAACTTCACGCTCCTCGTCGACAACACGGTGCCGTCCTCTGGAACCGGCAACTTCAGCGGATTCATCACCGGGCAGATCAGGGTCGGGCAGGCCGGGCTCTCGAACTTCAGCAGCCTGATCTGGTCGCCCAACCCGACCACGGTCGCCGACGGTGTGACGTACAGCCTGATCCTCGACGCCGTGACGGGAGGCGTGAACATCCCGGTCAACGGCAACGTCGACATCCGCGCGCGCGGCGTCGTCAGCACGATCCCCGAGCCGTCGACCTACGCCCTCCTCGGCTCCGGACTGCTCGGGCTGGCGGGCCTCGCCCGTCGGCGTCGCACGACGGTCTGA
- a CDS encoding helix-turn-helix transcriptional regulator, with amino-acid sequence MSTETTRAHWRTGEFPIHRTGEFRIVDRTVARPRPAPADQAPSLTPSPADLRLDALGHALRVLLSPLDATGLTAWREAVHAALLRLFGAERVALHFPVHPDGAPASVLDDWTAPHLTPDAIAALHAAAQRDDLPADRAPLLRLDFGGADEARVWIEGGAVAAGVPDAHTQQLARTVLPALRAGLATWAQLGARRAALGRLLDTGDGSALLIGARGEVAHESAACRRLLSDETPADAECVRQAAARLALGAHAADRGAARGQPHAPVSTVVRTARHRYELACTRTRSADDRSPLALVTVQRQVPRPLTDDEIRARFGLTPRELEVARLLAEGLTNQELAERLGVSFFTARNHVERLLPKLGAANRACVGGALIGA; translated from the coding sequence ATGTCGACCGAGACCACCCGCGCCCACTGGCGCACCGGCGAGTTCCCGATCCACCGCACCGGCGAGTTCCGCATCGTCGACCGGACCGTGGCCCGTCCGCGGCCCGCGCCCGCCGACCAGGCGCCGTCGCTGACGCCGTCGCCGGCCGACCTCCGCCTCGACGCGCTCGGCCACGCGCTGCGCGTGCTCCTCTCTCCGCTCGACGCGACGGGCCTGACGGCCTGGCGCGAGGCGGTCCACGCGGCCCTCCTGCGACTCTTCGGCGCGGAGCGCGTGGCCCTGCACTTCCCCGTGCACCCGGACGGCGCGCCGGCCTCGGTGCTGGACGACTGGACGGCGCCGCACCTGACGCCCGACGCCATCGCCGCGCTCCACGCCGCGGCCCAGCGCGACGACCTGCCGGCCGACCGCGCGCCGCTGCTCCGCCTCGACTTCGGCGGCGCCGACGAGGCGCGCGTGTGGATCGAGGGCGGCGCGGTCGCGGCCGGGGTGCCCGACGCGCACACGCAGCAGCTCGCGCGCACGGTGCTGCCGGCGCTGCGCGCGGGGCTCGCGACGTGGGCGCAGCTCGGCGCCCGCCGCGCGGCGCTCGGCCGCCTGCTCGACACGGGCGACGGCAGCGCGCTGCTGATCGGCGCGCGCGGCGAGGTCGCGCACGAGAGCGCGGCCTGCCGCCGCCTGCTCTCCGACGAGACGCCGGCCGACGCGGAGTGCGTGCGCCAGGCGGCCGCGCGCCTCGCGCTCGGCGCGCACGCGGCGGACCGCGGCGCCGCGCGCGGCCAGCCGCACGCGCCGGTGAGCACCGTGGTCCGCACCGCGCGCCACCGCTACGAGCTGGCGTGCACGCGCACGCGGTCCGCGGACGATCGCTCGCCGCTGGCGCTGGTGACGGTGCAGCGCCAGGTGCCGCGCCCCCTCACCGACGACGAGATCCGCGCGCGCTTCGGCCTCACGCCGCGCGAGCTCGAGGTGGCGCGCCTGCTGGCCGAGGGGCTGACGAACCAGGAGCTGGCGGAGCGGCTGGGCGTCAGCTTCTTCACCGCGCGCAACCACGTCGAGCGCCTGCTGCCGAAGCTCGGCGCGGCGAACCGGGCGTGCGTGGGCGGGGCGCTCATCGGCGCGTGA
- a CDS encoding CsgG/HfaB family protein translates to MPARPLIAAGALAAALLAPLAARAQTSAPQTSAPQVVAVLPLHVAARDTVLAPLGFALADFLSTDLARSQRLTLVERARLGAILRELALAASGLVDSATAPRAGRLLQARTLITGALTRRVDGEIVFDARLTDAPTGRVTSGLSGRASLANVLDAEKSLVFRLFEQLGVQLTPRERALIEERPTRNLSALLAYGQGVQAEVNGQYAAASRAFRRAAAADPGFRQALSRADAARAQAVRASGTALDRVNKPLELTPSTLRPGLAVDPSLGGSQQAEITITITTP, encoded by the coding sequence ATGCCCGCCCGTCCCCTCATCGCGGCGGGCGCGCTCGCCGCGGCCCTCCTCGCTCCGCTCGCGGCCCGCGCGCAGACGTCGGCGCCGCAGACGTCGGCGCCGCAGGTGGTGGCCGTGCTGCCGCTGCACGTCGCCGCGCGCGACACGGTGCTGGCGCCGCTCGGCTTCGCGCTCGCGGACTTCCTCTCCACCGATCTCGCGCGCAGCCAGCGCCTGACGCTCGTCGAGCGCGCGCGCCTCGGCGCCATCCTGCGCGAGCTCGCGCTGGCGGCGTCGGGGCTCGTGGACAGCGCCACGGCGCCGCGCGCGGGCCGGCTGCTGCAGGCGCGCACGCTCATCACCGGCGCGCTCACGCGCCGCGTGGACGGCGAGATCGTGTTCGACGCGCGCCTGACCGACGCGCCCACGGGCCGCGTCACGAGCGGGCTGTCCGGCCGCGCCTCGCTGGCCAACGTGCTCGACGCCGAGAAGTCGCTGGTGTTCCGCCTGTTCGAGCAGCTCGGCGTGCAGCTCACGCCGCGCGAGCGCGCGCTCATCGAGGAGCGGCCCACGCGCAACCTGTCCGCGCTGCTCGCCTACGGGCAGGGCGTGCAGGCGGAGGTCAACGGACAGTACGCCGCCGCCAGCCGCGCCTTCCGGCGCGCCGCCGCCGCCGATCCCGGCTTCCGCCAGGCGCTGTCGCGCGCCGACGCGGCCCGCGCGCAGGCAGTGCGCGCGAGCGGCACCGCGCTGGATCGCGTCAACAAGCCGCTCGAGCTGACGCCCTCGACGCTGCGCCCCGGACTCGCGGTCGACCCCTCGCTCGGCGGGTCGCAGCAGGCCGAGATCACGATCACCATCACCACGCCGTGA
- a CDS encoding helix-turn-helix transcriptional regulator has product MTLHLTARDTRLLNDAADALLAPIAAVDPRAWWREVEARVQPLFPRANVALGLPEGRHLRVLSESMGATRRDRIGALLNADPRTGQFIVHCDITTVMLETRRKRGLAIWNEAQNGAVLAEIGFDQRRALFYNEGLLASGMHDFSTVASQEGSAELFMQVGYDRAGRARDDDTARLGLLLPALRTAHRAMLAHAAQGTALAAMLDAAGAPVLVIGTDGREAHRSRTLVELLAAEPARDALVAAMHDAARALRAPLSPALLLAPAKEQVVHGARQRYALRATPAPAQLWAAPGTLLVALSVTGAPDATDDALRARYGFTARESEVARLLGQRLTNAELAAALGVSAHTARHHTERVMAKLGVSSRREASARMAEP; this is encoded by the coding sequence GTGACCCTCCATCTCACCGCCCGCGACACGCGGCTGCTCAACGACGCCGCCGACGCGCTCCTCGCGCCCATCGCGGCCGTCGACCCGCGGGCCTGGTGGCGCGAGGTCGAGGCGCGCGTGCAGCCGCTCTTCCCGCGCGCCAACGTCGCCCTCGGGCTCCCGGAGGGCCGGCATCTCCGCGTCCTGTCCGAGAGCATGGGCGCGACGCGCCGCGACCGCATCGGCGCGCTGCTCAACGCCGATCCGCGCACGGGCCAGTTCATCGTCCACTGCGACATCACCACCGTGATGCTCGAGACGCGGCGCAAGCGCGGGCTGGCGATCTGGAACGAGGCGCAGAACGGGGCGGTGCTCGCGGAGATCGGATTCGACCAGCGACGCGCGCTCTTCTACAACGAGGGGCTGCTCGCGTCGGGGATGCACGACTTCTCGACGGTCGCCTCGCAGGAGGGATCGGCCGAGCTGTTCATGCAGGTGGGCTACGATCGTGCGGGCCGTGCGCGCGACGACGACACGGCGCGGCTCGGGCTGCTGCTCCCGGCGCTGCGCACCGCGCACCGCGCGATGCTGGCGCACGCGGCGCAGGGGACGGCGCTGGCGGCGATGCTCGACGCGGCGGGCGCACCGGTGCTGGTGATCGGCACCGACGGCCGCGAGGCGCACCGCAGCCGTACGCTGGTCGAGCTGCTGGCGGCGGAGCCCGCGCGCGACGCGCTGGTGGCGGCGATGCACGATGCCGCACGCGCGCTGCGCGCGCCGCTCTCGCCCGCGCTCCTGCTCGCGCCCGCGAAGGAGCAGGTGGTGCACGGCGCCCGGCAGCGCTACGCGCTGCGCGCGACGCCCGCGCCCGCGCAGCTGTGGGCCGCGCCGGGCACGCTGCTGGTCGCGCTCTCCGTCACCGGCGCGCCCGACGCCACCGACGACGCGCTGCGCGCCCGCTACGGCTTCACCGCGCGCGAGAGCGAGGTCGCGCGGCTCCTCGGCCAGCGGCTCACGAACGCGGAGCTGGCGGCGGCGCTGGGCGTGAGCGCGCACACCGCAAGGCACCACACGGAGCGCGTGATGGCGAAGCTCGGCGTGTCGTCGCGCCGTGAAGCGTCCGCACGAATGGCGGAGCCATAG
- a CDS encoding Ig-like domain-containing protein, with translation MLVSSVSAAALRWRVPIRPTSRLSLGAVALALLNGCSGDASGPDARLAPSSIGVHAVLQAQSATAVEVSAGYLRSNGARVELASTRVPLAGGSQQARLSLDLRPCLADAQRVPVMPDCMVDLRVRLLRDATTLDERSVPVVVRPGESAAAPSVTLYEVQAVRVTAPGVTAGTGGTFAARVEESDTLRLAATPLDVAGQAVAGRVVSWTSVNPSIARVDAASGLVTGVARGTATVQAWFSGRPVGDVAVTVTPPSVRTLVPAVPSFQLSVGGSATLQISARDARGNALTGRAITFRSSNTAVATVSATGAVAAVGAGSAVITASTTEGPNGATISVDVPVTVAPRTRAGALTGRLVDARTGVAVAGATIRVQAGSVVGATPGAALATVVSGSDGGWSTPSLAGGTVSATITPPATSGLQATTVSAAVIDGDLDLATIPLAAVQAPASTVVGRFIDATTGQPLTVPVTLTRIAPTFGVVGSSSGVDSLAAATGTTSTTVQPSALYSAPTAGTATLRARAAGFVDAIVYVASRGATSATQDIVLSPIGAPDVVRIVLTWGSSPSDLDSYLAAPTPSGGRTTISFANDGNCAADPFVCLDVDDVNGGGPETITIVRQQTGTYHYAVNQFSSDGTIATSGARVAVYVGSRLLRTFTPPAGSGEWWNVFDIVGGQIVPVNTYGNSQPTLMRVPTSGARLTKTPIPAEAR, from the coding sequence ATGCTCGTGTCGTCCGTGTCCGCCGCCGCCCTCCGGTGGCGCGTCCCGATCCGCCCGACCTCCCGGCTGTCGCTCGGCGCGGTGGCGCTCGCGCTCCTCAATGGATGCAGCGGCGACGCGAGCGGGCCGGATGCGCGGCTCGCGCCGTCCTCCATCGGCGTGCACGCCGTGCTGCAGGCGCAGTCCGCGACCGCCGTCGAGGTGAGCGCCGGCTACCTCCGCAGCAACGGCGCGCGCGTCGAGCTGGCATCGACGCGCGTGCCGCTCGCCGGCGGGTCGCAGCAGGCGCGCCTGTCGCTCGACCTGCGCCCGTGTCTGGCCGACGCGCAGCGCGTGCCCGTCATGCCCGACTGCATGGTGGACCTGCGGGTGCGGCTGCTGCGCGACGCGACGACGCTCGACGAGCGGTCGGTGCCGGTGGTCGTGCGGCCGGGCGAGTCGGCCGCGGCGCCGTCGGTGACGCTGTACGAGGTGCAGGCGGTGCGCGTGACCGCGCCGGGCGTGACCGCCGGCACGGGCGGCACCTTCGCGGCCCGCGTCGAGGAGTCCGACACGCTGCGCCTCGCGGCCACGCCGCTCGACGTCGCCGGGCAGGCGGTCGCGGGACGCGTGGTGTCGTGGACCAGCGTCAACCCGTCGATCGCGCGCGTGGATGCCGCGAGCGGCCTGGTCACCGGCGTCGCGCGCGGCACCGCGACGGTGCAGGCGTGGTTCAGCGGGCGTCCGGTGGGCGACGTCGCCGTGACCGTGACGCCGCCGAGCGTGCGCACGCTGGTGCCGGCGGTGCCGTCGTTCCAGCTGTCGGTGGGCGGCTCCGCCACGCTGCAGATCTCGGCGCGCGACGCGCGCGGCAACGCGCTGACCGGACGCGCCATCACGTTCCGGTCGAGCAACACGGCCGTCGCCACCGTGAGCGCGACGGGCGCGGTGGCCGCCGTCGGCGCGGGATCGGCCGTCATCACGGCGTCGACCACGGAAGGGCCGAACGGCGCGACGATCAGCGTCGACGTGCCGGTCACGGTCGCGCCGCGCACGCGCGCGGGCGCGCTCACCGGGCGCCTGGTGGACGCGCGCACCGGCGTCGCGGTCGCCGGCGCGACGATCCGCGTGCAGGCGGGCAGCGTGGTCGGCGCGACGCCGGGCGCCGCCCTGGCCACGGTGGTCTCGGGCAGCGACGGCGGCTGGAGCACGCCGTCGCTCGCCGGCGGCACGGTGTCGGCTACGATCACCCCGCCCGCGACGAGCGGGCTGCAGGCCACCACCGTGAGCGCCGCGGTGATCGACGGAGACCTCGACCTCGCGACGATCCCGCTCGCCGCGGTGCAGGCGCCCGCCAGCACCGTCGTGGGCCGCTTCATCGACGCGACGACGGGGCAGCCGCTCACGGTGCCGGTCACGCTGACGCGGATCGCGCCGACGTTCGGGGTCGTGGGCAGCTCGTCGGGCGTGGACAGCCTCGCGGCGGCCACCGGCACGACGTCGACCACCGTCCAGCCGAGCGCGCTCTACTCCGCCCCCACCGCCGGCACGGCCACGCTGCGCGCGCGCGCCGCGGGCTTCGTCGACGCGATCGTGTACGTCGCCTCGCGCGGCGCCACGTCGGCGACGCAGGACATCGTGCTCTCGCCGATCGGCGCGCCGGACGTCGTGCGCATCGTGCTGACGTGGGGCAGCTCGCCGAGCGACCTCGATTCGTACCTGGCGGCGCCGACGCCGTCGGGCGGACGCACGACGATCTCGTTCGCCAACGACGGCAACTGCGCCGCGGACCCGTTCGTGTGCCTCGACGTGGACGACGTGAACGGCGGCGGCCCGGAGACGATCACGATCGTGCGGCAGCAGACCGGCACGTACCACTACGCGGTGAACCAGTTCTCGTCCGACGGCACGATCGCGACCTCCGGTGCGCGCGTGGCCGTGTATGTCGGGAGCCGGCTGCTGCGCACGTTCACGCCGCCCGCGGGCAGCGGCGAGTGGTGGAACGTCTTCGACATCGTCGGCGGCCAGATCGTGCCGGTGAACACGTACGGCAACAGCCAGCCGACGCTCATGCGCGTGCCGACGAGCGGCGCGCGCCTCACGAAGACCCCGATCCCCGCGGAGGCGCGCTGA
- a CDS encoding helix-turn-helix transcriptional regulator: MPTTLTTQRSASRHADHAPAATGAAVLADATTLQRLERTLQTLLAPLDYPDWQTWQVAVHGRLLELTGADSLCVFTPLAEGPGAWYSPHMSEEAMVAYGRRVAADPSWELVETRFAALGTDMAHESQLYTRDELEAHPFYREFLLPNHIHDLTVAGVEFGGAMPARLHFSNRAPRGEAWEARRGALVRAILPAFRAALGLWRQLGERRAELSRMMDALPQAVFLYEASGTLLHANPGAARLLDGGGDAERLRAEAQRVAWSVGAMARRATSGLVTAGARAQVANAASAHDRELRVGARTFRLHGAVAPAWMLGREPGVLVTVESAVARPLTDTEVRERFGLTTRETEVARLVADGLSNQEIADRLGVSFFTARNHVERLLPKMGASNRARVGAMLRGET; encoded by the coding sequence ATGCCGACGACCCTGACGACCCAGCGCTCCGCCTCCCGCCACGCCGACCACGCGCCCGCCGCGACCGGCGCCGCCGTGCTGGCCGACGCCACGACCCTGCAGCGCCTCGAGCGGACCCTCCAGACCCTGCTCGCGCCGCTCGACTATCCCGACTGGCAGACGTGGCAGGTCGCCGTGCACGGGCGCCTGCTGGAGCTCACCGGCGCCGACTCGCTGTGCGTCTTCACGCCGCTCGCCGAGGGGCCGGGCGCGTGGTACAGCCCGCACATGTCGGAGGAGGCGATGGTCGCCTACGGCCGCCGCGTCGCCGCGGACCCGTCGTGGGAGCTGGTCGAGACGCGCTTCGCCGCCCTCGGCACCGACATGGCGCACGAGTCGCAGCTCTACACGCGCGACGAGCTCGAGGCGCATCCGTTCTACCGCGAGTTCCTGCTGCCCAATCACATCCACGACCTCACGGTGGCGGGCGTGGAGTTCGGCGGCGCGATGCCCGCGCGCCTGCACTTCTCCAACCGCGCGCCGCGCGGCGAGGCCTGGGAGGCGCGCCGCGGCGCGCTGGTCCGCGCGATCCTGCCGGCGTTCCGCGCCGCGCTCGGGCTCTGGCGCCAGCTCGGCGAGCGCCGCGCGGAGCTGTCGCGGATGATGGACGCGCTGCCGCAGGCGGTCTTCCTCTACGAGGCGTCGGGCACGCTGCTGCACGCCAACCCGGGCGCGGCGCGCCTGCTGGACGGCGGCGGCGACGCGGAGCGCCTGCGCGCCGAGGCGCAGCGCGTCGCGTGGTCGGTGGGCGCGATGGCGCGCCGCGCCACGAGCGGGCTGGTGACGGCCGGCGCCCGCGCGCAGGTCGCGAACGCCGCGTCCGCGCACGACCGCGAGCTGCGGGTAGGCGCGCGCACCTTCCGCCTGCATGGCGCGGTGGCGCCGGCGTGGATGCTCGGCCGCGAGCCGGGCGTGCTGGTGACGGTGGAGTCCGCGGTCGCGCGCCCGCTGACCGACACCGAGGTGCGCGAGCGCTTCGGCCTGACGACGCGCGAGACGGAGGTCGCCCGCCTCGTCGCCGACGGCCTGTCGAACCAGGAGATCGCCGACCGTCTGGGCGTCAGCTTCTTCACCGCCCGCAACCACGTCGAGCGGCTGCTGCCCAAGATGGGCGCGTCGAACCGGGCGCGCGTGGGCGCCATGCTGCGGGGAGAGACCTGA
- a CDS encoding phosphodiester glycosidase family protein, giving the protein MRTPDGRWHAWWQADRAPARWPAADARVAAAVQWRAVAPGLETAELEVATPGEAGIAALGRMRLVLARIDPARHALRLVAGSPPGAPWKVDDAPGDARLALNAGQFTDDGPWGWLVHGGRELQAPATGPLSSALVVARDGAVRLADAAELTAVRTGVARGEIAEAVQSYPTLLAGDGAVPAPLLADGRGLDREHRDARLAVGTLRDGRVLVVLTRLDAPGVMARVPLGLTVPEMAAVTGALGASRAMLLDGGLSAQLLVRDARGDAQRWPGLRHVPVGLVATPRVSEVAARR; this is encoded by the coding sequence GTGCGCACGCCCGACGGACGCTGGCACGCGTGGTGGCAGGCCGACCGCGCGCCCGCGCGCTGGCCCGCCGCCGACGCGCGCGTCGCCGCCGCGGTGCAGTGGCGCGCCGTCGCGCCGGGGCTCGAGACCGCGGAGCTGGAGGTCGCGACGCCCGGCGAGGCGGGGATCGCCGCGCTGGGACGCATGCGCCTCGTGCTCGCGCGCATCGATCCCGCGCGCCACGCGCTGCGCCTGGTCGCCGGCTCGCCGCCGGGCGCGCCGTGGAAGGTGGACGACGCGCCGGGCGACGCGCGCCTCGCGCTCAACGCGGGACAGTTCACCGACGACGGCCCGTGGGGCTGGCTGGTGCACGGCGGCCGCGAGCTGCAGGCGCCCGCGACCGGCCCGCTGTCCTCGGCGCTGGTGGTCGCGCGCGACGGCGCGGTGCGCCTGGCCGATGCGGCCGAGCTCACCGCGGTGCGCACCGGCGTGGCGCGCGGCGAGATCGCGGAGGCGGTGCAGTCGTACCCGACGCTGCTCGCCGGCGACGGCGCGGTGCCCGCGCCGCTGCTCGCCGACGGACGCGGGCTCGATCGCGAGCACCGCGACGCGCGCCTCGCGGTCGGCACGCTGCGCGACGGACGCGTGCTCGTCGTCCTCACGCGCCTCGACGCGCCGGGCGTGATGGCGCGCGTCCCCCTCGGCCTCACGGTCCCGGAGATGGCGGCGGTCACGGGCGCGCTGGGCGCGTCGCGCGCGATGCTGCTGGACGGCGGGCTGTCGGCGCAGCTGCTCGTGCGCGACGCCCGCGGCGACGCGCAGCGGTGGCCGGGGCTGCGGCACGTGCCCGTCGGCCTCGTGGCGACGCCGCGCGTGTCCGAGGTCGCGGCGCGGCGCTGA
- a CDS encoding helix-turn-helix transcriptional regulator, whose translation MTLHLSGDVARRLGHTAEAMLSPLRWPTLDAWWREVESRMQGLVPGSNAMLTAFDGERPRHLSNGIDDAWIRQLSAFTTVNADGHMTIQCRATDAWLRHRRATRQAVWGEATNFRDLATMGFGLSDALWYHDGLVPAGLKGYVCMTTEVEAREAVLCWSIERGDRWSMQQTEGMALLQVLHPAMQAGHHAFASLAARQAAVVSTLDGVPDALLVIGPDGRERHRNRALVQQLAGEPERERVLETMRAAARALTDAQGAASPTMLLLPTSRAAAGERRVVTAHARYAVRATYGSEALWGIAGVVLVSLEREAVVASPVDAPLVAAQDLGAGALPLAALAALGFTTRETEVAQLLARRLSNAELAAALGVSVHTARHHTERVMQKLGVQKRRDVVSALLMRR comes from the coding sequence ATGACCCTCCACCTCTCCGGCGACGTCGCCCGGCGTCTCGGGCACACCGCCGAGGCGATGCTGTCGCCGCTCCGGTGGCCGACGCTCGACGCCTGGTGGCGCGAGGTGGAGTCGCGGATGCAGGGCCTCGTGCCCGGCTCGAACGCGATGCTGACCGCGTTCGACGGGGAGCGTCCGCGGCACCTGTCGAACGGCATCGACGACGCCTGGATCCGGCAGCTGTCGGCGTTCACGACGGTGAATGCCGACGGACACATGACGATCCAGTGCCGGGCCACCGACGCGTGGCTGCGCCACCGCCGCGCGACGCGGCAGGCCGTGTGGGGCGAGGCGACCAACTTCCGCGACCTCGCGACGATGGGGTTCGGGCTCTCGGACGCGCTCTGGTACCACGACGGGCTCGTGCCCGCGGGGCTCAAGGGCTACGTCTGCATGACCACCGAGGTCGAGGCGCGCGAGGCGGTGCTGTGCTGGAGCATCGAGCGCGGCGACCGCTGGTCGATGCAGCAGACCGAGGGGATGGCGCTGCTGCAGGTGCTCCACCCGGCGATGCAGGCGGGGCATCACGCGTTCGCGTCGCTCGCGGCGCGGCAGGCGGCGGTCGTCTCGACGCTCGACGGCGTGCCCGATGCGCTGCTGGTGATCGGCCCCGACGGCCGCGAGCGGCATCGCAACAGGGCGCTGGTGCAGCAGCTGGCCGGGGAGCCCGAGCGCGAGCGCGTGCTGGAGACGATGCGCGCGGCGGCCCGGGCGCTGACCGACGCGCAGGGCGCCGCGTCGCCGACGATGCTGCTGCTGCCGACGTCGCGCGCGGCCGCGGGCGAGCGCCGGGTGGTGACGGCGCACGCGCGCTACGCGGTGCGCGCGACCTACGGCAGCGAGGCGCTGTGGGGGATCGCGGGCGTGGTGCTCGTGTCGCTGGAGCGCGAGGCCGTCGTCGCGTCGCCGGTCGACGCGCCGCTCGTCGCCGCGCAGGACCTCGGCGCCGGCGCGCTGCCGCTGGCGGCGCTCGCCGCACTGGGCTTCACGACGCGCGAGACGGAGGTCGCGCAGCTGCTGGCGCGCCGGTTGAGCAACGCGGAGCTGGCCGCGGCGCTGGGCGTGAGCGTGCACACCGCGCGGCACCACACCGAGCGCGTGATGCAGAAGCTCGGGGTGCAGAAGCGGCGCGACGTCGTGTCGGCGCTGCTGATGCGACGCTGA